A single region of the Duganella sp. BuS-21 genome encodes:
- a CDS encoding response regulator, with amino-acid sequence MIAPTELLQAAILIVDDQESNVMLLEQVLEKAGYTNVSCTMDPYTVCGLHQRNHYDLILLDLQMPGMDGFAVLDALKDVEPDGYVPALVITAQPNHKLRALQAGARDFIGKPFDLVEVETRIRNMLEVRLLHRKLDRHNQQLEHTVLERTAQLRASEARFQRFAELSTDWYWEQDAEGNLTNWSGPVADMVGIGGKDSGGWNVAERALLEANIAERKPFLDFVYSRTAASGLIQYLQVSGEPMFDEASRFIGYRGVGRDVTAMAAMFSGKLALQ; translated from the coding sequence GTGATCGCCCCAACCGAACTACTGCAGGCGGCCATCCTGATCGTCGACGACCAGGAGTCCAATGTCATGCTGCTGGAGCAGGTGCTGGAAAAAGCCGGCTACACCAACGTCAGCTGCACCATGGATCCGTACACGGTCTGCGGCCTGCACCAGCGCAACCACTACGACTTGATCCTGCTCGATTTGCAGATGCCCGGCATGGACGGTTTTGCCGTGCTGGACGCGCTCAAGGACGTGGAACCGGACGGCTACGTGCCGGCGCTGGTCATCACCGCCCAGCCCAACCACAAGCTGCGCGCGCTGCAGGCCGGCGCCAGGGACTTCATCGGCAAGCCGTTCGATCTGGTGGAGGTTGAAACCCGCATCCGCAATATGCTGGAGGTGCGGCTGCTGCACCGCAAGCTCGATCGCCACAACCAGCAGCTCGAACACACGGTGCTGGAGCGCACGGCGCAGCTGCGCGCCAGCGAGGCGCGCTTCCAGCGCTTTGCCGAACTGTCGACCGACTGGTACTGGGAACAGGATGCCGAGGGCAACCTCACCAACTGGTCCGGGCCGGTGGCCGATATGGTGGGCATCGGCGGCAAGGACAGCGGCGGCTGGAACGTCGCCGAACGCGCGCTGCTGGAAGCGAACATCGCCGAGCGCAAGCCGTTCCTGGACTTCGTCTACAGCCGCACCGCCGCCTCAGGCCTGATCCAATACCTGCAAGTGAGCGGCGAACCGATGTTCGACGAGGCCAGCCGTTTCATCGGCTACCGTGGCGTCGGCCGCGACGTTACCGCCATGGCGGCGATGTTCAGCGGCAAACTTGCTCTACAATAG
- a CDS encoding GNAT family N-acetyltransferase — protein sequence MTNDIQLAAEDPGAADSLALMAELSTTLQAITGDGGRASFDVEDVRGPMACFVVARDDSGAALGCGAFRPLEPGVAEIKRMYARHGTSGVGSAVLRFLEAEAVLCGYQAVWLETRLVNRRAVDFYEARGYRRIANYGKYIGNPLAVCFEKQL from the coding sequence ATGACCAACGATATCCAACTTGCAGCGGAAGATCCGGGGGCGGCCGATTCGCTTGCTTTGATGGCGGAGTTGTCGACCACGCTGCAGGCCATCACCGGCGACGGCGGCAGGGCATCGTTCGATGTTGAGGATGTACGCGGGCCGATGGCTTGTTTCGTGGTGGCGCGCGACGACAGCGGCGCGGCGCTCGGTTGCGGCGCCTTCCGGCCGCTGGAGCCGGGCGTGGCCGAGATCAAGCGCATGTATGCGCGTCACGGCACCAGCGGCGTCGGCAGCGCCGTGCTGCGCTTCCTGGAGGCCGAGGCGGTCCTTTGCGGCTATCAGGCCGTCTGGCTGGAGACGCGGCTGGTCAACCGCCGCGCAGTCGACTTCTACGAGGCGCGCGGCTACCGCCGCATCGCCAACTACGGCAAGTACATCGGCAATCCCCTGGCCGTGTGTTTCGAAAAGCAGCTGTAA
- a CDS encoding adenylate/guanylate cyclase domain-containing protein: MRLLPAKWTKVLLKYGPRWLLGMLITFGGVAYALAMFGNNTVARLDNLWAGERMKLQAPVLDKRIVIVDIDGKSLTEFGRFPWSRNVQASLISQLTKHYQVKAVGYDISFPEPDTSSGFSVLDKLSRTTLKDVPALRQRLDELKPQMDYDGVFASALQGKQVILGFNLSPDQIKGALPKPLFSEADLNGRELTAYNAPGYEANVPVLTQAAAGAGSFSVVTDPDGIVRTAYLIQQVGEDYYPSLSLATASLYLNALAVKPLLAENVDELSQSQLDSGGYDYLTILLPGKKQRLIPVGEAMSTVVQYRGVGGPHGGSFRYVSAADVLTSRAPVELLKGTVVLIGTTAPGLVDLRATPVNPEYPGVEIHANMIRSILDNRFKSRPYWAFVAEAAEILVVGLALSFALAALSPLRAILLGVTVLAAAVGFNYYQYAEQDLIFNLAMLVIVIASVFVVNVAWGYFFEVRKGAALVSRFGEYVAPELVAEMAEDPEKYNMDGESRELTVMFVDVRGFTTISEGLTPKALREYINLYLTAMSEDIRSAHQGTLDKYIGDAVMAFWGAPVAFNDHARRGVATSLLMQASAKRLNQDFLARGWPELKIGIGVNTGVMHVGDMGSNIRRAYTVMGDAVNLGSRLEGITKVYGVGIAVGETTRASTPEFTYRELDLVRVKGKNEPVAIFEPVALVQDTDDATRSEVQRWHEALACVRGQRWDQASAILAELQARSPQRGLYQLYVERIAYFREHPPGADWDGVTTFDTK, encoded by the coding sequence ATGCGCTTGCTGCCTGCGAAATGGACCAAGGTCCTGCTCAAGTACGGCCCGCGCTGGCTGCTGGGCATGCTGATCACCTTCGGCGGCGTCGCCTATGCGCTGGCCATGTTCGGCAACAACACCGTGGCCCGCCTCGACAACCTGTGGGCCGGCGAACGCATGAAGCTGCAGGCGCCGGTGCTGGACAAACGCATCGTTATCGTCGACATCGACGGCAAGTCGCTGACCGAGTTCGGCCGCTTTCCGTGGAGCCGCAACGTCCAGGCCAGCCTGATCTCGCAGCTGACCAAGCACTACCAGGTCAAGGCGGTCGGCTACGATATTTCCTTCCCCGAGCCGGACACCAGTTCCGGCTTCAGCGTGCTGGACAAGCTGTCCAGGACCACGCTGAAGGACGTGCCGGCGCTGCGCCAGCGGCTCGATGAACTCAAGCCGCAGATGGATTACGACGGCGTGTTCGCCAGCGCGCTGCAAGGCAAGCAGGTGATCCTCGGCTTCAACCTGTCGCCGGACCAGATCAAGGGCGCGCTGCCCAAGCCGCTGTTCTCGGAGGCCGACCTCAACGGCCGCGAACTGACCGCCTACAACGCACCCGGCTACGAAGCCAATGTGCCGGTGCTGACGCAGGCGGCGGCCGGCGCCGGCAGCTTCTCGGTGGTGACCGATCCGGACGGCATCGTCCGCACCGCTTACCTGATCCAGCAGGTCGGCGAGGATTACTATCCGTCGCTGTCGCTGGCGACGGCGTCGCTGTACCTGAACGCGCTGGCGGTCAAGCCGCTGCTGGCCGAGAACGTCGACGAACTGTCGCAGTCGCAGCTCGACAGCGGCGGCTACGATTACCTGACCATCCTGCTGCCGGGCAAAAAGCAGCGCCTGATTCCGGTCGGCGAGGCGATGAGCACCGTGGTGCAATACCGTGGCGTCGGCGGGCCGCACGGCGGCTCGTTCCGCTATGTATCGGCGGCCGACGTGCTGACCAGCCGCGCGCCGGTGGAGCTGCTGAAAGGCACGGTGGTGCTGATCGGCACCACGGCGCCCGGCCTGGTCGACTTGCGGGCCACGCCGGTCAACCCGGAATATCCCGGAGTGGAAATCCACGCCAATATGATCCGCTCCATCCTCGACAACCGGTTCAAGTCGCGCCCCTACTGGGCTTTCGTGGCCGAGGCTGCGGAAATCCTGGTGGTCGGCCTGGCGTTGAGCTTCGCGCTGGCGGCGCTGTCGCCGCTGCGCGCCATCCTGCTGGGCGTGACGGTGCTGGCGGCGGCCGTCGGCTTCAACTACTACCAGTATGCCGAGCAGGATTTGATCTTCAACTTGGCCATGCTGGTGATCGTGATCGCCAGCGTGTTCGTGGTCAACGTCGCCTGGGGCTATTTCTTCGAGGTGCGCAAGGGGGCGGCGCTGGTGTCGCGCTTCGGCGAATACGTGGCGCCCGAGCTGGTGGCCGAGATGGCCGAAGATCCGGAAAAATACAATATGGACGGCGAGAGCCGCGAGCTGACCGTGATGTTCGTCGACGTCCGCGGCTTCACCACCATCTCCGAAGGCCTGACGCCGAAGGCGCTGCGCGAATACATCAACCTCTACCTGACGGCCATGTCGGAAGACATCCGCAGCGCCCACCAGGGCACGCTGGACAAGTACATCGGCGACGCCGTGATGGCGTTCTGGGGCGCGCCGGTGGCGTTCAACGACCACGCCCGCCGTGGCGTTGCCACCTCGCTGCTGATGCAGGCCAGCGCCAAGCGCCTGAACCAGGATTTCCTGGCGCGCGGCTGGCCGGAACTGAAGATCGGCATCGGCGTCAACACCGGCGTGATGCACGTGGGCGACATGGGCTCCAATATCCGCCGCGCTTATACGGTGATGGGCGACGCCGTCAACCTCGGCTCGCGCCTGGAAGGGATCACCAAAGTGTATGGCGTGGGCATCGCGGTGGGCGAGACCACCCGCGCGTCGACGCCGGAATTCACCTACCGCGAGTTGGACCTGGTGCGGGTGAAAGGCAAGAACGAGCCGGTGGCGATCTTCGAGCCGGTGGCGCTGGTGCAGGATACCGACGACGCCACCCGCAGCGAAGTGCAGCGCTGGCACGAGGCGCTGGCCTGCGTGCGCGGGCAGCGCTGGGACCAGGCCTCGGCCATCCTGGCCGAGCTGCAAGCCCGGTCGCCGCAGCGCGGCCTGTACCAGTTGTATGTCGAGCGCATCGCCTACTTCCGCGAACATCCGCCCGGTGCGGACTGGGACGGCGTCACCACTTTCGACACCAAATAA
- the tadA gene encoding Flp pilus assembly complex ATPase component TadA gives MNDAGVRPSDVDLRLAFFQKLQTVTTKIHATSNLDEIMLDLGMEFCDLFNCDRFTLYAMDVQKDYIVSKVKTGLTSFRDLKLAITPASIAGYVALTRKTVNLADVYDQAELGRYSPELRFQQGVDQRTGYRTKQMLVAPLISVQSRELLGVVQFINNRDRIPFSSIAEDGVRELCATLSVAFSQRMKPPQMVRTKYDGLVTAALISVQELEQATRSARTRELDIEDVLIDEYEIKPAAIGVSLEKHFGVPYEHFRADRLKPVELLKNLKRQYVEESGWLPLEDGKDGLLVAALDPERVAHSHIVEQIFPRAKALLRVTSQREFRQMVELYYGHGDSGSVGDLLSGMDDVYDEDGESGSGELSEAVENELVKLLNKIIMDAYRQGVSDIHIEPLPGKGKTGIRFRKDGTLVPYIEIPASYRAALVARVKIMCDLDISERRKPQDGKIKFKKYGPLDIELRVATIPSSGGVEDIVMRILAAGEPIPLDKLGVLPFNLERLRATVSKPYGLFFVCGPTGSGKTTTLHSVLNYLNTPDTKIWTAEDPVEITQKGLRQVQVNRKAGLDFASVMRAFLRADPDIIMVGEMRDKETVSMGIEASLTGHLVFSTLHTNSAPESIVRLLDMGMDPFNFSDALLGILAQRLAKRLCGKCKQAYEPSAQELDALLKEYCEALLDPPTVLARWRQQYTKDGKFTLYRAVGCDDCTKGYRGRVGLHELMIGTDQIKKLLQEHARVAQLLAAALEDGMLTLKMDGIEKVLLGITDIKMVRAVCIK, from the coding sequence ATGAATGACGCCGGCGTACGACCTAGTGATGTCGATCTGCGGCTGGCGTTCTTTCAAAAGCTGCAAACCGTTACCACGAAAATCCACGCCACCAGCAACCTCGACGAGATCATGCTCGACCTGGGCATGGAGTTCTGCGACCTGTTCAACTGCGACCGCTTCACCCTGTACGCGATGGATGTGCAGAAGGACTACATCGTCTCCAAGGTCAAGACCGGGCTGACTTCCTTCCGCGACCTGAAACTGGCGATCACCCCGGCCAGCATCGCCGGCTACGTGGCGCTGACGCGCAAGACCGTCAACCTGGCCGACGTCTACGACCAGGCCGAGCTGGGACGCTATTCGCCCGAGCTGCGCTTCCAGCAGGGCGTCGACCAGCGCACCGGCTACCGCACCAAGCAGATGCTGGTGGCGCCGCTGATCTCGGTGCAATCGCGCGAGCTGCTCGGCGTGGTCCAGTTCATCAACAACCGCGACCGCATCCCCTTCTCCAGCATTGCCGAGGACGGCGTCAGGGAGCTGTGCGCAACCTTGTCGGTGGCGTTCTCGCAGCGCATGAAGCCACCGCAGATGGTACGCACCAAGTATGACGGGCTGGTGACAGCGGCGCTGATCTCGGTCCAGGAACTGGAACAGGCTACGCGCAGCGCGCGCACCCGCGAGCTCGATATCGAGGACGTGCTGATCGACGAATATGAGATCAAGCCGGCCGCCATCGGCGTCTCGCTGGAAAAACACTTCGGCGTGCCCTACGAGCACTTCCGCGCGGACCGGCTGAAGCCGGTGGAGCTGTTGAAGAATCTGAAACGCCAGTACGTCGAGGAATCGGGCTGGCTGCCGCTGGAGGATGGCAAGGACGGCCTGCTGGTGGCGGCGCTGGACCCGGAGCGGGTGGCGCACAGCCACATCGTCGAGCAGATCTTCCCGCGCGCCAAGGCGCTGCTGCGCGTGACCAGCCAGCGCGAGTTCCGGCAGATGGTGGAGCTGTACTACGGCCACGGCGACAGCGGCAGCGTCGGCGACCTGCTGTCGGGCATGGACGACGTCTATGACGAGGATGGCGAGAGCGGCTCCGGCGAGCTGTCGGAGGCGGTGGAGAACGAGCTGGTCAAGCTGCTCAACAAGATCATCATGGACGCCTACCGCCAGGGCGTGTCGGACATCCACATCGAACCGCTGCCGGGCAAGGGCAAGACCGGCATTCGCTTCCGCAAGGACGGCACGCTGGTGCCCTACATCGAAATCCCGGCCAGCTACCGGGCGGCGCTGGTGGCGCGGGTGAAGATCATGTGCGACCTCGACATCTCCGAGCGCCGCAAGCCGCAGGACGGCAAGATCAAGTTCAAGAAATACGGCCCGCTCGACATCGAGCTGCGGGTGGCGACCATTCCCTCGTCGGGCGGCGTGGAAGACATCGTCATGCGGATATTGGCGGCCGGCGAACCGATCCCGCTCGACAAGCTGGGCGTGCTGCCGTTCAACCTGGAGCGGCTGCGCGCCACGGTGAGCAAGCCCTACGGCCTGTTCTTCGTCTGCGGCCCGACCGGTTCCGGCAAGACCACCACGCTGCATTCGGTGCTGAATTATCTGAACACGCCGGACACCAAGATCTGGACCGCCGAAGACCCGGTCGAGATCACGCAGAAAGGCCTGCGACAGGTGCAGGTGAACCGCAAGGCCGGACTCGATTTCGCCAGCGTGATGCGGGCGTTTCTGCGCGCCGATCCAGACATCATCATGGTCGGCGAGATGCGCGACAAGGAAACCGTCAGCATGGGCATCGAAGCCTCGCTGACCGGCCACCTGGTGTTCTCCACGCTGCACACCAACAGCGCGCCGGAATCGATCGTGCGGCTGCTGGACATGGGCATGGACCCGTTCAATTTTTCCGACGCGCTGCTGGGCATCCTGGCGCAGCGCCTGGCCAAGCGCCTGTGCGGCAAATGCAAGCAAGCCTACGAACCATCGGCGCAGGAATTGGATGCGCTGCTGAAGGAATATTGCGAAGCATTGCTGGACCCGCCCACGGTGCTGGCGCGCTGGCGCCAGCAATACACCAAGGACGGCAAGTTCACGCTGTACCGCGCGGTGGGCTGCGACGACTGCACCAAGGGCTACCGTGGCCGCGTCGGCCTGCACGAACTGATGATCGGCACCGACCAGATCAAGAAGCTGCTACAGGAACATGCCCGCGTCGCTCAGTTGCTGGCGGCCGCACTGGAAGACGGCATGCTGACCCTGAAAATGGACGGCATCGAAAAGGTTCTTTTAGGGATCACCGACATCAAGATGGTGCGGGCGGTGTGCATCAAGTAG
- a CDS encoding MBL fold metallo-hydrolase, with the protein MKFKFWGVRGSIPSPGPRTARYGGNTTCIEVRTDDDTLIVIDGGTGIFSLAQSLIQDKSKPIHANIFITHSHWDHIHGLPFFTPLFIRGSRVRLHGVTDPVTGNGIEHVMGVQLQNSYFPVSETQMDATIEYRTLEVEQPIEVGDAVVSNVVMNHPVTDLGYRIACNGRSVFFTGDHEPHYNIHPLDHAEHADYGRWIEQRNAAIDAAVQGVDALIVDCSYTREEYPAKQGWGHGTFDSAFALALRAGAKALYCTHHEPTRSDDELEAVFADVMARHACLLGDLQVFLAYEGMEVTLT; encoded by the coding sequence ATGAAATTCAAATTTTGGGGTGTTCGTGGTTCCATCCCGTCCCCCGGCCCGCGCACGGCGCGCTACGGTGGCAACACCACCTGCATCGAAGTTCGCACCGACGACGACACCCTGATCGTCATCGACGGCGGCACCGGCATTTTTTCGCTGGCGCAGTCGCTGATCCAGGATAAATCCAAGCCCATCCACGCCAACATCTTCATCACCCACAGCCACTGGGACCACATCCACGGCCTGCCCTTCTTCACGCCGCTGTTCATCCGAGGCAGCCGGGTGCGCCTGCACGGCGTGACCGACCCGGTGACCGGCAACGGCATCGAGCACGTGATGGGCGTGCAGCTGCAAAACAGCTACTTCCCCGTCAGCGAAACCCAGATGGACGCCACCATCGAATACCGCACGCTGGAAGTCGAGCAGCCGATCGAAGTGGGCGACGCGGTGGTCAGCAACGTGGTGATGAACCACCCGGTGACCGACCTCGGCTACCGCATCGCATGCAACGGCCGCTCGGTGTTCTTCACCGGCGACCACGAGCCGCACTACAATATCCACCCGCTCGACCATGCGGAACATGCCGACTACGGGCGCTGGATCGAACAGCGCAACGCCGCCATCGACGCCGCCGTGCAAGGGGTGGACGCGCTGATCGTCGACTGTTCCTACACGCGCGAGGAATATCCGGCCAAGCAGGGCTGGGGCCACGGCACCTTCGACTCGGCGTTCGCGCTGGCGCTGCGCGCCGGCGCCAAGGCGCTATACTGCACCCATCACGAACCGACGCGCAGCGACGATGAACTCGAAGCCGTGTTTGCCGACGTCATGGCGCGCCACGCCTGCTTGCTGGGCGATTTGCAGGTCTTCCTGGCTTACGAAGGCATGGAAGTAACTCTGACGTAG
- a CDS encoding GAF domain-containing protein, with translation MQELNQIQISQRLDQLTELSVQLGSNHDTDSLLERILLVAKGMTNADGGTLYRPSEDKQQLNFHILLNDTLNIHQGGSGTEAPSGGVALYDDQGDKNLSAVAAYAAHFGLSVNIEDVYKADVFNFSGMVKFDQLRGYHSQSFLTVPMSDHEGELVGVLQLINAKDTDTGDIRAFTQTDQRFIEALAAQAAVALTHQRLIFQLEELLESLVNLINIGIDEKSPYTGRHCQFVPELTMMLAEAVHETDSGAMADFRMSDADRKELWLAGLLHDCGKITTPVHVVDKATKLETIFDRIAVIDTRFEVLLRDAEIAALKRKLALGAGSAEAFAAIDEELAQQQAALRAEREFIRVANVGGEGMKPEDQERVKVIGRHRWTGPDGVERDFLDADEMMNLTIKFGTLTDAERKEINNHIVMSIKMLEALPWPKHLKNVPEYAGGHHERMDGKGYPRGLTKAQMSVQARVMAIADIFEALTAKDRPYKKGKMLTESLRILGNFALNGHIDPDLFDIFIRKQIYMEFARKNMDEKQIDFIDEAKIPGYTP, from the coding sequence ATGCAAGAGTTGAATCAAATCCAAATCTCCCAGCGACTGGACCAGCTGACCGAACTCAGCGTCCAGCTGGGCAGCAATCACGATACCGATTCCTTGCTGGAGCGTATACTGCTGGTCGCCAAGGGCATGACCAATGCCGACGGCGGCACGCTGTACCGTCCCAGCGAGGACAAGCAGCAACTGAATTTCCACATCCTGCTCAACGACACGCTCAACATCCACCAGGGCGGCTCCGGCACCGAAGCGCCGAGCGGCGGCGTGGCGCTGTACGACGACCAGGGCGACAAGAATCTGTCGGCGGTGGCGGCCTATGCGGCCCACTTCGGCCTGTCGGTCAACATCGAGGATGTGTATAAAGCCGACGTCTTCAACTTCTCCGGCATGGTCAAGTTCGACCAGCTGCGCGGCTACCATTCGCAGTCCTTCCTGACGGTGCCGATGAGCGACCACGAAGGTGAACTGGTGGGCGTGCTGCAGCTGATCAACGCCAAGGACACCGACACCGGCGACATCCGCGCCTTCACCCAGACCGACCAGCGCTTCATCGAAGCCCTGGCCGCGCAGGCGGCGGTGGCGCTGACGCACCAGCGCCTGATCTTCCAGCTGGAAGAGCTGCTGGAATCGCTGGTCAACCTGATCAACATCGGCATCGACGAAAAATCGCCGTACACCGGCCGCCATTGCCAGTTCGTGCCGGAACTGACCATGATGCTGGCCGAGGCCGTCCACGAGACCGACAGCGGCGCGATGGCCGATTTCCGCATGAGCGATGCCGACCGCAAGGAATTGTGGCTGGCCGGCCTGCTGCACGACTGCGGCAAGATCACCACCCCGGTACACGTGGTGGACAAGGCCACCAAGCTGGAAACCATTTTCGACCGCATCGCCGTGATCGACACCCGCTTCGAAGTGCTGCTGCGCGACGCCGAGATCGCCGCGCTCAAGCGCAAGCTCGCACTCGGCGCCGGTTCCGCCGAAGCCTTCGCCGCCATCGACGAAGAGCTGGCGCAGCAGCAGGCTGCGCTGCGCGCCGAGCGCGAGTTCATCCGCGTGGCCAACGTCGGCGGCGAGGGCATGAAGCCGGAAGACCAGGAACGCGTCAAGGTCATCGGCCGGCACCGCTGGACCGGCCCGGACGGCGTCGAGCGCGACTTCCTCGATGCCGACGAGATGATGAACCTGACCATCAAGTTCGGCACCCTGACCGACGCCGAGCGCAAGGAAATCAACAACCACATCGTCATGAGCATCAAGATGCTGGAGGCGCTGCCGTGGCCCAAGCACCTGAAGAACGTGCCCGAATACGCCGGCGGCCACCACGAGCGCATGGACGGCAAAGGCTATCCGCGCGGCCTGACCAAGGCGCAGATGTCGGTGCAGGCGCGGGTGATGGCGATCGCCGACATCTTCGAGGCGCTGACCGCCAAGGACCGGCCGTACAAGAAGGGCAAGATGCTGACCGAGTCCTTGCGTATCCTGGGCAACTTCGCGCTCAACGGCCACATCGATCCCGACCTGTTCGACATCTTTATCCGCAAGCAGATCTACATGGAATTCGCCCGTAAGAATATGGACGAAAAACAGATCGACTTCATCGACGAAGCCAAGATTCCAGGCTACACGCCCTGA